A genomic region of Micromonospora sp. NBRC 110009 contains the following coding sequences:
- a CDS encoding ABC transporter substrate-binding protein — MKIRSAGALVAALALVGSLAACGGGSTSSSSSQQGGGTLVIDNAFQLKTADPGRTFEPTGLLIHQAIYDTLLTFKGSDVKKPVPALAQSYSPSTDGKTYTFKLRTDAKFSDGSPVTSADVVFSLNRVKNLKGNPSFLMDGLTVTAPDATTVVITSDKPNAAVPFIVPNPALGILNSKVVKQNGGSDAAGADKSDTAEAFLNSKSQGSGPYVLDSYSTTTQVVLTANEKYWGQKPKYAKVVIRNVQANVQRLNVVKGESQVAVDLSPDQAKGLDQLQVVSGASPNVFFTFTNNNPAISKTTSNPKFQEAVRYGIDYKGLIDLAGEGAVQAPGVVPSMFLGSLSSGDAVTRDVDRAKAALAASGLSNPTVKLSYPSDVQVNGLNFGDLAARVQANLKEVGITVNLAPASVQAALDTYRGGKEEMGLWQWGPDYPDPSDYLNFLPGQLVGLRAGWAKGADPQLEALGQQAATTVQDDQRAPLYVQIQQSMNKSGPIMPLIQSAQILVGAKSVKNLQSNAVWLVNIRELD, encoded by the coding sequence ATGAAGATCCGGTCTGCCGGGGCGCTCGTGGCCGCCCTGGCGCTGGTGGGCTCGCTCGCGGCCTGCGGCGGCGGCTCGACGTCCTCGTCGAGCAGCCAGCAGGGTGGCGGCACGCTCGTCATCGACAACGCGTTCCAACTCAAGACCGCCGACCCCGGCCGCACGTTCGAGCCGACCGGCTTGCTGATCCACCAGGCAATCTACGACACGCTGCTGACCTTCAAGGGCAGCGATGTGAAGAAGCCGGTCCCGGCCCTCGCCCAGTCCTACAGCCCGTCCACGGACGGCAAGACGTACACGTTCAAGCTCCGCACCGACGCGAAGTTCTCCGACGGCTCCCCGGTCACCTCGGCCGACGTCGTCTTCTCCCTCAACCGAGTGAAGAACCTCAAGGGCAACCCGTCGTTCCTCATGGACGGCCTCACGGTCACCGCCCCGGACGCGACAACCGTGGTGATCACCAGCGACAAGCCCAACGCGGCGGTGCCGTTCATCGTGCCGAACCCGGCGCTGGGGATCCTCAACTCCAAGGTGGTCAAGCAGAACGGCGGTAGCGACGCTGCCGGCGCGGACAAGTCCGACACCGCGGAGGCCTTCCTCAACTCCAAGTCGCAGGGCAGCGGGCCGTACGTCCTGGACAGCTACAGCACCACCACGCAGGTGGTGCTGACCGCGAACGAGAAGTACTGGGGCCAGAAGCCGAAGTACGCCAAGGTCGTCATCCGCAACGTGCAGGCCAACGTGCAGCGGCTCAACGTCGTCAAGGGTGAGTCGCAGGTTGCGGTCGACCTCTCGCCGGACCAGGCGAAGGGCCTCGACCAGCTACAGGTCGTCAGCGGCGCCTCGCCCAACGTGTTCTTCACGTTCACCAACAACAACCCCGCGATTTCCAAGACCACGAGCAACCCGAAGTTCCAGGAGGCCGTCCGGTACGGCATCGACTACAAGGGCCTGATCGACCTCGCCGGTGAGGGGGCCGTCCAGGCGCCGGGTGTCGTGCCGTCGATGTTCCTCGGGTCCCTGTCGAGTGGCGACGCGGTCACCCGCGACGTGGACCGGGCCAAGGCGGCGCTCGCCGCGTCCGGTCTGTCGAACCCCACCGTGAAGCTCAGCTACCCGAGTGACGTCCAGGTGAACGGACTCAACTTCGGCGACCTCGCCGCCCGGGTGCAGGCCAACCTCAAGGAGGTCGGCATCACGGTGAACTTGGCGCCGGCCTCGGTGCAGGCCGCTCTGGACACCTACCGCGGCGGCAAGGAGGAGATGGGGCTGTGGCAGTGGGGTCCGGACTACCCCGACCCGAGCGACTACCTCAACTTCCTGCCCGGTCAGCTCGTCGGCCTGCGCGCCGGCTGGGCCAAGGGCGCTGACCCGCAGCTGGAGGCGCTGGGTCAGCAGGCCGCGACGACCGTCCAGGACGACCAGCGCGCACCGCTGTACGTGCAGATACAGCAGTCGATGAACAAGTCGGGGCCGATCATGCCGCTGATTCAGTCGGCGCAGATCCTCGTCGGCGCAAAGTCGGTAAAGAACCTTCAGTCCAACGCCGTCTGGCTGGTCAACATCCGTGAGCTTGACTGA
- a CDS encoding LacI family DNA-binding transcriptional regulator, with protein MHIRLAAQIVATFAQRARKQHSQRHRGAPQPWDHGVVPGEDGVVVDLRQVAAVSGVSLSTASRALSGSGRVSDATRQRVRRVAEDLGYRPNALARGLRTSHSRLIGLVVTNLVNASFHAIAEVVHNRLKLSGYHLVLCITGGDVEEERAYVETLRDHNVDGVIVVGSDATAVEQLRATGIPTVHLARQPRQPAGDCVLGADLEGAREATRYLLGLSHRRIALVAGPSAVTSGYERLAGYRLAMDEAGVPCRDELIFQGPLEPASGVQAVARLIALPARRRPTAVLVTNHESAFGLLPTLRERRVRIPDDLSVLCYEDADLLRWWDPAITVMNNNAARMGELAVNILLERIAAKPGADGAMWTEYRVGAQLVVRDSCAVAES; from the coding sequence GTGCACATTCGCCTTGCGGCGCAAATTGTGGCAACGTTTGCGCAGCGGGCGCGGAAGCAGCATAGCCAGCGCCATCGAGGCGCGCCACAGCCGTGGGATCATGGTGTGGTGCCGGGAGAGGACGGCGTGGTGGTGGACCTTCGCCAGGTCGCGGCGGTGAGTGGGGTCTCCCTCAGCACGGCCTCCCGGGCGCTGTCCGGGTCAGGGCGGGTCAGCGACGCCACCCGGCAGCGGGTCCGCCGGGTGGCGGAGGACCTCGGCTACCGTCCCAACGCGCTCGCCCGCGGTCTGCGCACGAGTCACTCCCGGCTGATCGGGTTGGTCGTCACGAACCTCGTGAACGCGTCGTTCCATGCCATCGCCGAGGTCGTGCACAACCGGCTCAAGCTGTCCGGGTACCACCTGGTCCTGTGCATCACGGGAGGCGACGTCGAGGAGGAACGGGCGTACGTGGAGACGCTGCGCGACCACAACGTCGACGGCGTCATCGTCGTGGGATCTGATGCCACCGCCGTCGAGCAGTTACGGGCCACCGGCATCCCCACGGTCCACCTCGCCCGGCAGCCCCGGCAGCCCGCCGGCGACTGCGTGCTGGGAGCCGACCTCGAGGGTGCCCGGGAGGCCACCCGGTACCTACTGGGCCTGTCCCATCGCCGAATCGCCCTGGTGGCTGGCCCGTCGGCCGTGACGTCGGGCTACGAGCGACTCGCCGGTTACCGGCTCGCCATGGACGAGGCCGGCGTGCCCTGCCGCGACGAGCTGATCTTTCAGGGGCCGCTGGAGCCGGCCTCGGGTGTCCAGGCGGTCGCGCGGCTGATCGCCCTTCCCGCGCGACGGCGGCCGACCGCCGTGCTGGTGACCAATCACGAATCGGCCTTCGGGCTGCTGCCGACGCTGCGTGAGCGCAGGGTACGGATTCCCGACGACCTGAGCGTGCTCTGCTACGAGGACGCCGATCTGCTGCGGTGGTGGGACCCGGCGATCACGGTGATGAACAACAACGCCGCCCGGATGGGTGAGCTCGCGGTGAACATCCTGCTCGAACGGATCGCCGCGAAACCCGGCGCCGATGGGGCCATGTGGACTGAGTACCGCGTCGGCGCCCAGTTGGTCGTCCGCGACTCGTGCGCTGTCGCCGAATCGTGA
- a CDS encoding amidohydrolase family protein gives MNRGSSGSVVLVNCTVVDGRVADGTAPLSDAAVWIEGERIAAVGPASDVVPMARSAGDVEQIDLAGGYLTPGLVNMHTHLSLSLPGSGGGEVKSMNAHELALYMADGARRTLLSGVTTVRCVAEKDHADFALRSAIRAGRVAGPRIFTAGRALVCTGGHGHECGDTLECDGADEFRRGVRSQIKAGADLIKVMISGGIAGEHEAIHTPQLFADEMAAVIETAHAWGRRVTAHAGPASVIAEAVRLGLDCVEHGYQLTPEVAADMAERGTALVPTLLVTRCKEFFDDLGVPDWMQRRSLDAGPRHLESYATAVKAGVEVLLGSDMPPFWNFEGTSASVRELEYMSEGGIGPARALYAGTLGPARWLGAEADLGAVEPGRFADLIAMDADPSQDTSAFRGVRWIMKGGRVVRDDLAGWSAW, from the coding sequence ATGAATCGCGGATCGTCGGGCTCCGTCGTACTCGTGAACTGCACGGTGGTCGATGGTCGGGTGGCCGACGGGACAGCGCCGCTGAGCGACGCGGCAGTCTGGATCGAGGGCGAGCGCATCGCCGCAGTGGGCCCGGCCTCGGACGTGGTCCCGATGGCGCGGAGCGCTGGTGACGTGGAACAGATCGACCTGGCGGGCGGGTACCTCACCCCCGGGTTGGTGAACATGCACACCCACCTGTCGCTGTCCCTGCCTGGCAGCGGCGGCGGCGAGGTGAAGAGCATGAACGCCCACGAGCTGGCCCTGTACATGGCCGATGGAGCCCGGCGAACCCTGCTCAGCGGGGTGACGACGGTCCGCTGCGTCGCCGAGAAGGACCATGCGGACTTCGCGCTACGCAGCGCGATCCGGGCGGGGCGGGTGGCCGGACCACGCATCTTCACCGCCGGCCGAGCCCTCGTCTGCACCGGCGGTCACGGCCACGAGTGCGGTGATACGCTCGAATGCGACGGTGCGGACGAGTTCCGCCGTGGGGTGCGCAGCCAGATCAAGGCCGGAGCCGACCTGATCAAAGTGATGATCTCCGGGGGCATCGCCGGCGAGCACGAGGCAATCCACACGCCACAGCTGTTCGCCGACGAGATGGCTGCTGTGATCGAGACGGCGCACGCCTGGGGGCGGCGGGTCACCGCGCACGCCGGACCGGCATCGGTCATCGCCGAAGCGGTCCGGCTCGGCTTGGACTGTGTGGAACACGGTTACCAACTGACCCCCGAGGTGGCCGCCGACATGGCGGAGCGGGGCACCGCCCTGGTGCCCACGCTGCTGGTCACCCGGTGCAAGGAGTTCTTCGACGACCTGGGCGTCCCGGACTGGATGCAGCGCCGGTCCCTCGATGCCGGCCCGCGCCACCTGGAGAGCTACGCCACCGCGGTGAAGGCCGGGGTGGAGGTGCTACTCGGCAGCGACATGCCTCCGTTCTGGAACTTCGAGGGCACCAGCGCCTCAGTCCGGGAGCTCGAGTACATGTCCGAGGGCGGCATCGGCCCGGCCCGCGCCCTCTACGCCGGCACCCTCGGTCCGGCCCGCTGGCTGGGCGCCGAGGCCGACCTCGGCGCCGTCGAGCCCGGTCGGTTCGCCGACCTGATCGCCATGGACGCCGACCCGTCGCAAGACACCTCGGCATTCCGTGGAGTGCGCTGGATCATGAAGGGCGGCCGGGTCGTTCGCGACGACCTCGCCGGATGGAGCGCATGGTGA
- a CDS encoding LLM class flavin-dependent oxidoreductase produces the protein MSAVEFGLGLQSDKRAGDYGRLARNAEQAGFDVLTVFSDLMYQPPIFPLLEMAAATERVRLGAACLNPYSMAPYEIAGQVAALDLASHGRAYLGLARGTWLGAVGLEQPRPLTVLHEAAQVVYRLLRGDTSGFDGQVFRLAPDTALRYLVHRPDPPLLIGAWGPKGAALAGRIADEIKVGGSANPAMVSVIRDRVRVGTERAGRRVDDVGIVFGAVTVVDSDGPAARARARTEVAMYLAVVADLDPTVELPSDLLDRVRALVDAGQHEAAGRLVPDDVLDLFAVSGTPEQVAAQAQALIDAGVRRVEFGTPHGLEDQRGVDLLGGAVLPMLRR, from the coding sequence GTGAGCGCGGTGGAGTTCGGTCTGGGCCTGCAGAGCGACAAGCGGGCGGGGGACTATGGGCGGTTGGCGCGTAATGCGGAGCAGGCCGGCTTCGACGTGCTGACCGTGTTCAGTGACCTGATGTATCAACCGCCCATCTTCCCCCTGCTGGAGATGGCCGCCGCCACCGAGCGCGTGCGGCTCGGCGCGGCCTGCCTGAACCCGTACTCGATGGCTCCGTACGAGATCGCCGGCCAGGTGGCCGCGCTCGACCTGGCGTCGCACGGCCGTGCGTACCTCGGGCTGGCCCGGGGCACCTGGCTGGGTGCCGTCGGCCTGGAGCAGCCCCGGCCGCTGACGGTGCTGCATGAGGCGGCGCAGGTCGTCTACCGGCTGCTGCGCGGTGACACCAGCGGCTTCGACGGCCAGGTGTTCCGGCTCGCCCCGGACACCGCCCTGCGCTACCTGGTGCACCGCCCTGATCCGCCGTTGCTGATCGGTGCCTGGGGCCCGAAGGGTGCCGCGCTCGCCGGCCGGATCGCCGACGAGATCAAGGTCGGTGGGAGCGCCAACCCCGCCATGGTCTCCGTCATCCGCGACCGGGTGCGAGTCGGCACCGAGCGGGCCGGCCGCCGCGTCGACGATGTCGGGATCGTGTTCGGCGCGGTCACCGTCGTCGACAGTGACGGCCCGGCCGCCCGAGCCAGGGCGCGCACCGAGGTCGCGATGTACCTTGCCGTCGTCGCCGACCTGGACCCCACGGTGGAGCTCCCGAGCGACCTGTTGGACCGGGTCAGAGCCCTCGTCGACGCCGGTCAGCACGAGGCGGCTGGTCGCCTTGTGCCGGACGATGTGCTCGACCTGTTCGCCGTCTCCGGTACGCCGGAGCAGGTGGCCGCCCAGGCGCAGGCTCTCATCGACGCCGGGGTGCGCAGGGTCGAGTTCGGCACCCCGCACGGACTCGAGGACCAACGTGGAGTGGACCTGCTCGGTGGTGCGGTGCTGCCTATGCTCCGCCGGTAG
- a CDS encoding TIGR04076 family protein: MTENQPDTGAGGDMELYDLRVLVERIEGRSVCGMQVGDWFELANSAHLRLPEGRHFCVYALASVLPFLAAKQRDLAAGDWLAQDSLFACPDPEERLIMRVERTCRRRMNSADLT, from the coding sequence ATGACCGAGAACCAGCCGGACACCGGGGCCGGCGGCGACATGGAGCTCTACGACCTGCGAGTCCTTGTGGAGCGGATCGAGGGCCGCTCGGTGTGCGGGATGCAGGTCGGCGACTGGTTCGAGCTCGCCAACAGCGCCCACCTCCGGCTGCCCGAGGGCCGGCACTTCTGCGTGTACGCACTGGCGTCGGTGCTGCCGTTTCTTGCGGCGAAACAGCGGGACCTGGCGGCCGGGGACTGGCTGGCCCAGGACTCGCTGTTCGCCTGCCCCGATCCGGAGGAGCGGTTGATCATGCGGGTGGAGCGCACCTGCCGACGCCGGATGAACTCGGCTGACCTGACCTGA
- a CDS encoding cupin domain-containing protein: MIGDRLHELRTARGLSLRTLAGEAGVSPTLLSQIERGVTEPSLATLRRLATVFGESVASLFADPAAPSVWISRPGERMSLGAPNGQIRYERLTPGNGQLEVLHAILAPGEVSSQELWSHPSVECAYVVSGTLTVEVDRATYTVVAGESVTLDSNQPHRYRNTSDTSTEIVLAINPPTP, encoded by the coding sequence GTGATCGGGGACCGACTGCACGAGTTGCGCACCGCCCGTGGCCTGAGCCTGCGCACCCTGGCCGGCGAGGCGGGAGTGTCGCCGACGCTGCTCAGCCAGATCGAGCGTGGCGTCACCGAGCCGAGCTTGGCGACCCTGCGCCGGCTCGCCACGGTTTTCGGCGAGTCGGTCGCGTCGCTGTTCGCGGACCCCGCCGCGCCGTCGGTCTGGATCAGCCGGCCGGGGGAGCGGATGAGCCTCGGCGCACCCAACGGGCAGATCCGGTACGAGCGGCTCACCCCGGGTAACGGCCAGCTCGAGGTGCTGCACGCGATCCTCGCCCCCGGGGAGGTTTCCAGCCAGGAGCTGTGGAGCCATCCGTCCGTGGAGTGCGCGTACGTGGTCTCGGGCACGCTGACCGTCGAGGTCGACCGGGCGACGTACACCGTCGTCGCCGGCGAGAGCGTCACCCTCGACTCCAACCAGCCACACCGGTACCGCAACACGTCGGACACGTCCACCGAGATCGTGCTGGCCATCAACCCGCCGACGCCGTGA
- a CDS encoding MFS transporter, protein MISARPQPRGYRSLFACRPFRRLLPALAVSDLGDGMSVVAVAWLALQIAPPGASGPLIGAAVAAYILPGAAGALLLGRWLRRLPTQRLIQTDAWTRAAFLGCIPVTWAIGRLHPALYIALLAGSSLLHAWGGSAKYALVAQLLPGDRRLAANALLSTSAWVSTIVGPALAGILTVAVAPAWIIGLDALSFAWLAVQAGRLAEPNEQNPVIPAAEVRLGDGLGVLRARPELLGLLTMTWLFNLAYGPIEVALPLFISETLHAGADVLGLYWAAFGVGAAVGAMAVGAVRELPLWPVLLCVIAGHGLAMLPFAFHAPAAFSLVGFAVGGVIYGPYSALSFSLFQNVTPAALLTTVLALRAAILLTAAPIGAALGGPLTAALGARQTLTGTGIAMIVVAACAARLWLRTEPAAPDPHPHSAVRDSVPAR, encoded by the coding sequence ATGATTTCAGCACGCCCGCAGCCTCGCGGCTACAGGTCTCTCTTCGCCTGCCGCCCGTTCCGGCGACTACTGCCCGCGCTCGCGGTGTCGGACCTCGGAGATGGGATGAGCGTTGTAGCAGTGGCATGGCTGGCGTTGCAGATCGCCCCGCCCGGCGCGTCGGGCCCGCTCATCGGAGCCGCGGTCGCCGCCTACATCCTGCCGGGGGCCGCCGGTGCATTGCTACTGGGCCGATGGCTGCGTCGGCTCCCCACACAGCGCTTGATCCAGACGGACGCCTGGACACGCGCGGCATTCCTGGGCTGCATTCCCGTCACCTGGGCGATCGGCAGACTGCACCCCGCCCTGTACATCGCCCTTCTCGCGGGATCGTCCCTGCTGCACGCTTGGGGCGGCAGCGCGAAGTACGCCTTGGTTGCCCAGCTTCTCCCCGGCGACCGGCGGCTCGCCGCCAACGCTCTGCTCAGCACGAGCGCCTGGGTTTCCACGATCGTTGGCCCAGCGCTCGCCGGAATCCTGACCGTAGCGGTCGCCCCGGCCTGGATAATAGGTCTGGATGCTTTGTCCTTCGCCTGGCTAGCGGTACAGGCCGGGCGCTTGGCTGAGCCGAACGAGCAGAACCCAGTTATCCCGGCTGCCGAGGTCCGGCTCGGTGATGGGCTAGGCGTTCTACGCGCCCGTCCCGAACTGCTCGGCCTTCTCACGATGACCTGGCTTTTCAACCTGGCCTACGGACCGATCGAGGTCGCATTGCCGCTGTTTATCAGCGAGACTCTCCACGCCGGAGCGGATGTGCTCGGACTGTACTGGGCAGCCTTCGGCGTAGGTGCGGCCGTCGGTGCAATGGCCGTCGGCGCCGTGCGGGAATTGCCATTGTGGCCGGTCCTGCTGTGCGTCATCGCTGGCCACGGTCTTGCCATGCTGCCCTTCGCATTTCACGCACCCGCCGCGTTCTCCCTGGTTGGTTTCGCCGTAGGCGGTGTGATCTACGGCCCGTACAGCGCCCTGAGCTTTAGCCTGTTCCAGAACGTCACTCCTGCGGCCCTGCTGACCACCGTCCTCGCCCTACGCGCAGCCATTCTCCTAACAGCCGCGCCTATCGGGGCGGCGCTGGGCGGCCCTCTCACCGCAGCCCTGGGAGCCCGCCAGACACTGACCGGCACAGGTATCGCCATGATCGTGGTAGCGGCGTGCGCAGCGAGATTGTGGCTGCGCACGGAGCCAGCAGCACCGGACCCGCACCCGCACTCCGCCGTACGGGACAGCGTCCCCGCTCGGTGA
- a CDS encoding tyrosine-type recombinase/integrase, protein MARLRPGLHHQPRYTDRARILNRHFVRLLDHAGLRRVRFHDLRHSCATLLYEQGEPIEKIQDVLGQLPDHHEADLR, encoded by the coding sequence ATGGCAAGACTTCGGCCTGGTCTTCACCACCAGCCTCGGTACACCGATCGAGCCCGCATCCTCAACAGGCACTTCGTCCGGCTCCTGGACCATGCCGGGCTCCGCCGAGTCCGGTTCCATGATCTACGCCACTCGTGCGCGACGTTGCTCTACGAGCAGGGCGAACCGATCGAGAAGATCCAGGACGTGCTGGGGCAGCTCCCCGACCATCACGAAGCTGATCTACGTTGA
- a CDS encoding ABC transporter ATP-binding protein, whose protein sequence is MPTLDQALLSPAPEATPRIAARAIDVMKTYGSGDAAVRALDGASVTIPAGQFTAVMGPSGSGKSTLVHALAGLDTIDSGRVFVGDTDLTGLSERDRTLLRRARLGFVFQAFNLIPSLTAAENIALPFTLTGKRPDPAWLAELVAMLSRCLHRQSKLPGRRRATSGCHRGPGQAIQDRTEQRPPRRSVRSCAIPKLTVWEPPVGASGADWTGRTGTDRVVERPRTRTRRTGPDGLDMVLGIYGSEGRRCLAVRPAVQPSGSATNDSSRHAPTVRPGTRSSDPASTLFS, encoded by the coding sequence GTGCCCACACTCGACCAAGCACTACTCAGTCCGGCCCCCGAGGCCACGCCGCGGATCGCGGCGCGCGCGATCGATGTCATGAAGACCTACGGCAGCGGCGACGCCGCCGTCCGCGCCCTCGACGGGGCGAGCGTCACCATCCCGGCCGGCCAATTCACCGCCGTCATGGGACCCAGCGGATCCGGTAAGTCGACGCTGGTGCACGCCCTCGCCGGCCTGGACACGATCGACTCCGGCCGGGTGTTCGTCGGAGACACCGACCTCACCGGACTGTCCGAGCGCGACCGCACGCTGCTGCGCCGCGCGCGGCTCGGCTTCGTGTTCCAGGCGTTCAACCTCATCCCGTCGCTGACCGCCGCAGAGAACATCGCGCTGCCGTTCACCCTTACCGGTAAGCGACCTGATCCAGCCTGGCTGGCCGAGCTCGTCGCGATGCTGAGTCGCTGCCTCCACCGACAGTCGAAGCTGCCGGGCCGCCGACGGGCCACAAGCGGGTGTCACCGGGGGCCAGGTCAGGCCATCCAGGACCGAACCGAACAGCGGCCACCCCGCAGGTCGGTCCGATCTTGTGCGATTCCCAAGCTGACAGTGTGGGAGCCACCCGTGGGAGCCAGTGGGGCGGACTGGACCGGACGGACCGGAACCGATCGAGTTGTCGAGCGGCCGAGGACCAGGACCAGGCGGACGGGACCGGACGGCCTAGACATGGTCTTGGGAATCTACGGATCAGAAGGTCGACGGTGCTTGGCTGTACGGCCAGCGGTACAGCCAAGCGGGTCCGCCACGAACGACAGCAGCCGACACGCCCCGACGGTGCGACCAGGCACCCGGTCCTCTGACCCGGCATCCACGCTCTTCTCTTAA
- a CDS encoding MFS transporter: protein MSAHPAPAAHPAAQAHPHHPPHPHGHQPPAPAGDEPRRPWTIFALMIAAQFMVILDVSVVNVALPSISRGLHLTAADYQWAISAYVLFSGGLLLLGGRIADLLDRRRAFLAGVGLFTVASLVSGFAQTALTLIAARAAQGAGAALLTPAALSIIMTTYAGRQRQTALGVWGAIGSTGIAAGVLFGGALTSALDWRAVFFINVPIGIAVLVATIRTVARGVQQQRALRRLDLPGALTLVGGLLSLVFGIEATRSAGWTAPRTWIALVAAAALLAAFTRLEYRSGNPLVPPSTWRIRSLVSASAVMAGVTGVVVGAIFLSSLYLQSIIDASPVIAGLEFLPLAAAITVAATAASKLIGRLGARLLILGGLVVMTGGVLLLAANAGGTSYAADVLPGFLLVGAGVGPMFVAISIAAMSDVPADRSGLASGLMMTGHEIGAALGVAALTAVAGDLTTHAGLITGYARAFHATAGILAALFVLTLLAVPGGNAQAGTAGHGHGHGQGGHH from the coding sequence ATGTCCGCCCATCCCGCCCCTGCCGCCCACCCGGCGGCGCAGGCCCACCCGCACCACCCGCCGCACCCACACGGCCACCAGCCGCCGGCCCCGGCCGGGGACGAGCCGCGCCGGCCGTGGACCATCTTCGCGCTGATGATCGCCGCCCAGTTCATGGTCATCCTCGACGTCTCAGTGGTGAACGTCGCGCTACCGAGCATCAGCCGCGGGCTGCACCTGACGGCCGCCGACTACCAGTGGGCCATCAGCGCCTACGTGCTGTTCAGCGGCGGCCTGCTGCTGCTCGGCGGGCGCATCGCCGACCTGCTGGACCGGCGGCGGGCGTTCCTCGCCGGCGTGGGCCTGTTCACCGTCGCCTCCCTGGTCAGCGGGTTCGCCCAGACGGCGCTGACGCTCATCGCGGCCCGCGCCGCGCAGGGCGCCGGCGCCGCGCTGCTCACCCCCGCCGCGCTGTCGATCATCATGACCACCTACGCCGGACGACAGCGGCAGACCGCGCTCGGCGTCTGGGGCGCGATCGGCAGCACCGGCATCGCCGCCGGCGTCCTCTTCGGCGGCGCGCTGACCAGCGCCCTGGACTGGCGCGCGGTGTTCTTCATCAATGTGCCGATCGGCATTGCGGTCCTGGTCGCCACCATCCGGACGGTCGCCCGCGGCGTGCAGCAGCAGCGAGCGCTGCGCCGGCTCGACCTGCCCGGCGCCCTGACCCTGGTGGGCGGGCTGCTGTCGCTGGTGTTCGGCATCGAAGCCACCCGCTCGGCCGGCTGGACAGCGCCGCGCACTTGGATCGCGCTCGTCGCCGCCGCGGCGTTGCTGGCCGCCTTCACCCGCCTCGAGTACCGCAGCGGCAACCCGCTGGTGCCGCCGTCGACCTGGCGGATCCGGTCGCTGGTCTCCGCCTCGGCCGTGATGGCCGGCGTCACCGGCGTCGTCGTCGGCGCGATCTTCCTGTCCTCGCTGTACCTGCAGTCCATCATCGACGCCTCCCCGGTCATCGCAGGGCTGGAGTTCCTGCCGCTGGCCGCCGCGATCACCGTCGCCGCCACCGCGGCGTCCAAGCTCATCGGCCGGCTCGGCGCCCGCCTCCTGATCCTCGGCGGCCTGGTCGTGATGACCGGCGGCGTGCTGCTGCTGGCCGCCAACGCCGGTGGCACCTCCTACGCCGCCGACGTGCTGCCCGGCTTCCTGCTCGTCGGCGCCGGGGTCGGCCCGATGTTCGTGGCCATCTCCATCGCCGCGATGAGCGACGTGCCCGCCGACCGCTCGGGGCTCGCCTCCGGACTGATGATGACCGGCCACGAGATCGGCGCCGCGCTCGGCGTCGCCGCGCTCACCGCCGTCGCCGGCGACCTGACCACCCACGCCGGGCTCATCACCGGCTACGCCCGCGCCTTCCATGCCACCGCCGGCATCCTCGCCGCCCTGTTCGTGCTGACCCTGCTCGCGGTGCCCGGCGGCAACGCCCAGGCCGGCACCGCCGGTCACGGACACGGCCACGGCCAGGGCGGCCACCACTGA
- a CDS encoding heavy-metal-associated domain-containing protein, translating to MNQLVLSVPDISCDHCAKAIAGEVGEVAGVSAVEVDVAAKSVTVTGAADPVAVRSAIAEAGYRAA from the coding sequence GTGAACCAGCTCGTGCTGTCCGTGCCCGACATCAGCTGCGACCACTGCGCGAAGGCCATCGCAGGCGAGGTCGGCGAGGTCGCCGGCGTAAGCGCCGTGGAGGTCGACGTCGCGGCCAAGAGCGTCACCGTGACCGGCGCCGCCGACCCCGTCGCCGTCCGGTCGGCCATCGCCGAGGCCGGCTACCGGGCCGCCTGA
- a CDS encoding FAD-dependent oxidoreductase gives MALDTLIIGGGQAGLALGYHLRRAGQRFALVDAHSGVGDAWRQRWDSLRLFIPRR, from the coding sequence ATGGCACTCGACACACTGATCATCGGGGGCGGCCAGGCCGGGCTCGCGCTTGGCTACCACCTGCGGCGCGCAGGTCAGCGCTTCGCCCTCGTCGACGCCCACTCCGGGGTGGGCGACGCGTGGCGGCAGCGCTGGGACTCGCTGCGGCTGTTCATCCCGCGCCGCTAG